One part of the Pelecanus crispus isolate bPelCri1 chromosome 20, bPelCri1.pri, whole genome shotgun sequence genome encodes these proteins:
- the TICAM1 gene encoding TIR domain-containing adapter molecule 1, with protein sequence MAQSAELQPSFEDIFNILSQIPQDKLLSLKHKLKHLIPGPSSKLLQAMVLLTLGQEADARICLDALRENQAAQYVHQTKLGTARVQEDGEDLQPPQLDAGAMALLAHIYSVLAEEKLCSHEAMDKAYQAATKACNASKETQGDTLNSIPADDQENHGSAISTSPGDKFQTLRSDEGVGFLQMVSPNDMVRSSPVQIRGNSDLSGPRTLCSLGSPSFPSHFEISASPTAAFHTQPSSHKRVPQPSRLCEGSTGGAGQPDVDRQSHGLQETSWASRPNSHPGQDTGAQVPQPEKVLQVSSRRPTLPIPETQLPTPGAVNQPVESSDVSSTVAAEPRAPKENTDKKQDEKPVDTGSAHISMRHSYVPAGLPSSSASASISTGSLPPPTYSSSSALPPPLQRVPSNLYAPSLHSSPSPVWPPPLQTVEPAPTSEPDSGKFFTFVVLHASEDEIVAHRVKDLLENMGVPNGATLCGDFFIAGRSHLTCFQDAMENSAFIILLLTKNFPCDLCMFQTNTALMESILKPDKQDSVIPFVPKENPLERSQIPSTLGGLMPLDENSPGFSRTVQNTFTTSRINKRKAMWDLTQRKKLQLYQERYQTLQNFAALNLGSLPQVPPSATGPQLLQRSPQQWCPPASTVPPATYPPPPVGHPMPTQMGPPPFQPFQLPSGHYSMMPGLGGIPPLIIQHARMVQIGNHNMMQVETVTPGPQASEEESR encoded by the coding sequence ATGGCACAGAGCGCCGAGCTCCAGCCAAGCTTTGAggacatttttaatattctgtccCAGATCCCACAAGATAAGCTCCTTAGCCTCAAACATAAACTGAAGCACTTGATACCTGGGCCCAGCAGCAAACTACTGCAAGCCATGGTCCTGCTTACTCTGGGGCAAGAAGCAGATGCAAGAATTTGTTTGGATGCCTTGAGAGAGAACCAGGCAGCCCAGTACGTCCACCAGACCAAACTGGGCACCGCAAGAGTGCAGGAAGACGGGGAGGATTTGCAGCCTCCCCAGCTGGATGCAGGTGCCATGGCGCTTCTGGCACACATCTACTCAGTGTTAGCCGAGGAAAAGCTGTGCAGTCATGAAGCCATGGACAAAGCCTACCAGGCTGCCACCAAAGCCTGCAACGCCAGCAAGGAAACTCAGGGGGACACGCTCAACAGCATCCCAGCTGACGACCAGGAAAACCATGGCTCTGCTATCAGCACGAGCCCAGGTGACAAATTTCAGACACTGAGATCTGATGAGGGTGTAGGATTTCTCCAGATGGTCAGCCCAAACGACATGGTGAGAAGTTCCCCAGTGCAGATTAGAGGCAACTCGGACCTTTCAGGCCCACGGACCTTGTGCTCTTTGGGGAGTCCCTCTTTCCCCAGCCACTTTGAGATCAGTGCGTCGCCAACAGCTGCTTTTCACACCCAGCCTTCTTCCCACAAGCGtgttccccagcccagccggcTGTGCGAAGGGAGCACCGGCGGTGCTGGACAGCCTGACGTGGACAGACAGAGCCACGGCCTGCAGGAAACAAGCTGGGCCAGCAGACCCAACTCTCATCCTGGGCAGGACACGGGTGCCCAAGTCCCCCAACCGGAGAAGGTTCTGCAGGTCAGCTCACGTCGTCCAACTCTCCCTATTCCTGAAACACAGCTGCCCACGCCGGGCGCTGTGAACCAACCTGTCGAAAGTAGTGATGTTTCCAGCACAGTGGCAGCGGAACCTCGTgcaccaaaagaaaacacagacaaaaagcaagatgaaaagCCAGTGGATACTGGTTCTGCCCACATATCCATGAGGCACTCCTATGTTCCAGCAGGCCTTCCTTCTAGCTCTGCATCTGCTTCCATTTCAACCggttcccttcctcctcctacctattcctcctcctcagcccttccccctcctcttcagAGAGTTCCTTCCAACTTATATGCCCCTTCCCTCCACTCATCCCCCTCTCCAGTCTggcctcctcctctccaaacTGTAGAACCAGCGCCCACATCAGAGCCAGATAGTGGAAAGTTCTTCACTTTCGTTGTCCTGCATGCTAGTGAAGATGAGATTGTTGCCCATCGGGTCAAGGACCTGCTGGAGAACATGGGGGTTCCCAATGGTGCCACGCTCTGTGGGGATTTCTTCATTGCCGGACGTAGCCATCTGACTTGCTTCCAGGATGCTATGGAAAACTCTGCTTTCATCATCCTTCTGCTGACCAAGAACTTCCCATGCGACCTGTGTATGTTTCAGACAAACACTGCTCTGATGGAGTCCATCCTGAAACCAGACAAGCAAGACTCAGTCATCCCTTTTGTGCCCAAGGAGAACCCCCTGGAGCGGAGTCAGATTCCCAGCACGCTCGGTGGGCTGATGCCCTTGGATGAGAACTCTCCTGGGTTCTCCAGGACAGTGCAGAACACCTTTACTACCAGCAGGATCAACAAGAGGAAAGCCATGTGGGACCTGACGCAGAGAAAGAAACTACAGCTGTATCAGGAACGGTATCAAACACTGCAGAACTTCGCTGCTCTGAACCTCGGCTCCCTTCCCCAGGTGCCTCCATCAGCAACAGGGCCGCAGCTGCTGCAGCGATCACCCCAACAGTGGTGCCCGCCGGCTTCAACTGTCCCTCCTGCCACGTACCCGCCTCCCCCCGTGGGTCACCCCATGCCCACTCAGATGGGTCCCCCTCCTTTCCAACCATTTCAGCTCCCATCAGGCCACTACAGCATGATGCCAGGTCTAGGTGGCATCCCGCCCCTCATCATTCAACACGCACGAATGGTTCAGATTGGGAACCACAACATGATGCAGGTAGAAACTGTCACACCAGGTCCACAGGCCAGTGAGGAAGAAAGCAGGTAG
- the LOC104031386 gene encoding perilipin-3 yields MNTAFQSLASKEPVQRESAVNRVTSLPLLNSAFNLVSSAYNHTKETHPYLSGVCNVAETVAAVAVGSVVGGAQPILNQLEPQIALVNEYACKGLDQLEESLPFLQQPADKVISDTKQLVSTKVTSAMDAASAQGAKDLVTNTVTEAMDLTKEAVQDGVEKTKSMVTSTVNTALDATVSQAVAGGVESVLGISEELVDHYLPMTEEELGKLATAVEGFGMASVEEQKQQQSYFVRLGSLSNKVRHQAYQHSLNKLQRVKQSTQDTLSRLQLAIKLIESVKQEVGQKVLDGQEKLHQLWVDWSLTQPKGNQVKTASQAEIESRTLAMLHIITQQLQHVYENLKASIQGLPSNIQEAVYQATRNIHKLHSSFSSAMSFQEVSSTTLTQSQGCVAEARRSLDDLFEYVTQNTPLNWLVGPFRAIAAVSQDSRKQKKKDMVTDIKSPVLEKATSSKEVVKTPEEPKRVKRRPRKGCEVLGKPEEKAEKDIEVAEAAKEIKTNAPEEDL; encoded by the exons ATGAACACAG CATTCCAGTCCTTGGCCAGCAAAGAGCCTGTGCAGCGGGAA AGTGCTGTTAATCGGGTAACCAGCTTGCCCTTGCTCAACTCTGCATTCAACCTGGTCTCATCTGCCTACAACCATACCAAGGAGACGCATCCTTACCTCAGTGGTGTCTGCAATGTGGCTGAGACTGTGGCTGCTGTCGCAGTAGGTAGCGTGGTTGGTGGGGCACAGCCCATCCTGAACCAACTTGAGCCACAAA TTGCACTTGTAAATGAATATGCCTGTAAAGGACTGGATCAACTGGAGGAGAGCTTGCCTTTTCTTCAACAGCCAGCAGATAAG GTAATCTCAGACACCAAGCAGCTGGTTTCCACTAAAGTGACATCTGCTATGGATGCTGCCT CTGCCCAGGGTGCAAAGGATCTTGTGACCAACACAGTGACTGAAGCAATGGACCTAACCAAAGAGGCTGTTCAGGATGGTGTTGAGAAGACCAAATCAATGGTCACTTCTACAGTCAATACAGCTCTGGATGCT ACAGTGAGCCAAGCAGTGGCAGGTGGTGTGGAATCTGTCCTAGGTATATCAGAAGAACTGGTGGATCACTACCTCCCAATGACAGAGGAGGAACTAG gtAAACTGGCCACTGCTGTGGAGGGATTTGGTATGGCTTCTGTGGAGGAGCAGAAACAGCAACAGAGTTACTTTGTGCGTCTGGGTTCCCTCTCTAACAAAGTCCGCCACCAAgcctaccagcactccctgAACAAACTGCAGCGTGTGAAGCAAAGCACCCAGGACACTCTCTCACGACTACAGCTGGCAATAAAACTG ATTGAATCTGTGAAGCAAGAGGTTGGCCAGAAGGTTCTGGATGGGCAGGAGAAGCTCCATCAGCTGTGGGTGGATTGGAGCCTGACACAACCCAAAGGAAATCAAGTTAAAACTGCCTCCCAAGCAGAG ATAGAGTCACGGACTCTAGCTATGCTGCATATCATCACCCAGCAGCTACAACATGTTTATGAGAATCTGAAAGCCAGCATCCAAGGCCTCCCCAGCAACATCCAAGAAGCTGTGTATCAGGCCACTCGAAATATCCACAAGCTCCATAGTTCTTTTTCCAGTGCTATGTCTTTCCAGGAAGTCTCCAGCACCACCCTGACCCAGAGCCAGGGCTGCGTAGCAGAAGCCCGAAGGTCCCTAGATGACCTGTTTGAGTATGTAACTCAGAACACCCCTCTAAACTGGCTTGTGGGTCCCTTCAGGGCGATAGCTGCAGTGTCACAGGatagcagaaagcagaagaagaaagatatGGTGACTGATATAAAATCACCTGTGTTGGAAAAGGCTACATCATCAAAGGAGGTGGTTAAGACACCTGAAGAACCAAAGAGAGTGAAGAGGAGACCAAGGAAAGGGTGTGAAGTGCTAGGGAAGCCggaagagaaggcagagaaagacaTAGAGGTGGCAGAGGCTGCAAAGGAGATAAAAACTAATGCACCAGAGGAAGATCTCtga